In Miscanthus floridulus cultivar M001 chromosome 8, ASM1932011v1, whole genome shotgun sequence, the sequence GAAGCGTTGGCCCTCAGTAAGCGTAATAGCAAGCAGGCGAAGCAGAATAAACACCCCCCCTCGTCTTGGCCCTAGTGGCTACGAGGGCAAGCGAGAGgtgtttaggaagatggatgaagaggccgaaGCTTCTAGGAATACAAAAGTGAAGAAGTGGATGCCACGCCTCAAGCAATGGATATATGGAAGGAGTACGGATTCATCCAGCAGTAGTCTAAAGTTTCCTAATCTGGAGACCGAAGAGGTAGTATCAAGGATATTGAAATATTCTGAAGATAAGGAGAAGGGAATATTCactccttctagagagagggatgagcttagccttgccTTGGGAAATCCTGAGCACATGGGCcacactagggggctagggaaattGACTACCTGGAAgaaaggattcgaagaggacattgacatgtacaagaaacatggcagagacaaAGAGTCTAATCTTGCGCTACAAGTGAAGGCTCTGATTAATCATGTGTTGTAGGAGAAAGGTCTGTCTATGGAGCTAGGAACACTAATGGGGCCGCCAGGAGAACTGGctttagttggcagccctccagaTGTTcccagcagccaaggttccactacaaccACTACCGCCGTTGATCGCATACAGGAGCCAACTAGCTGCAGCTTGCTTATTCCATTTGGCAGGCACCAGTCTATGGTTGAGGTGGCAACtagtgtggcacatcctccgagAGGCAAGTGGCACAATAAGGACATCCCAcaagactacactagggtcgaggtgcataccgtaaAGCCCAAGTACGTGTCATGGAAGATAGACCACCCAACAcccgaggggctagtgttactcggagatgtcATGAAGCAATTCATCCTCTGGTACAAATGGGACAttgtattgactgcttcttcgtcaACTCCGTCTGATGTACATGTGCAGCGAGGTGTTGAGGATAGGGATGTCTATTCAccatctcatgaccaccacaGCACAGACATGCCTCAATCTTCCTCGACTCATAAGGATCCTGATGAGCACGTGCCTGGCAcatcacaaccttctccagctcatgtTGAGCAAGGCCAACTAGAGATGCCACATCCGTCTCCAGCTCGTATTGAGCAgaggcatgatgagatgccacatccttctccagctcgtattgACCAagggcatgatgagatgccaagGACTTCTCCAGCTCGTGCCGAGCAAATGAATGAGCAGATGGCACAAGAGCAAGATGAGGActtgcctgaatgggaactctgAAAGAAGCATCCCATTCACATAAGGCCAGTATATActctgatgaaagatgtcacttcAGCCAgcaagtggtatgcccatgaccagttcaagcctgagaaccaaattaaacaagtgaaagggcATGCTTCTGAGAAGgacgtcactagcaaactccaccaaacggCAAAGAGATATCCAGAAGTTGATACCATAAAATGGTCCAAGGATTACCCggaaaaatatgaaagaggcaagctctTTCTACCAAACCGTGTCATCCAGCGCCTGCCacatggaatgagaaggttccatgattagtACTTGCATGTTGTCCTAATGAAACTAGAAATCATACAAGCATACGTCCCtactggcacatttggaagcccgtCCGGGctaattgtctttgacttcaacgatgtccagacatgctttcaccttggaaaaatggaaatgaatctaattcacaccTACGCCCTGTAAGTCCTCACCCTCTAGATATGATATGAATCTAatgtttgaattttgttgtaactaacccacccTGTGATCTGTAGAATGCAAACACACATTGtgaaacaaatgccaagtctgagctccgggtatgtagaccctcaatcTATAGCAGCAACAACTTTTAATTACCCCAAAAACTGGAAACCGGATGGTAAAGAGCTGGTTGCTGGGAAGACGGTTGCGGAGAAAGAGCAGATTCGGCAAAAGCAGATAAGGACTGAATCCATTAAGGTTGCGGCATTCATTGCACAATCTTTTAAAAACCTCCAGCATAACCAGAtgatatggctaccatacaacttctgGTTAGTTCGACTCTAGACCTAAACCTGTGTTCCATATattttgttcgatgcaaaagagcttatgtgtttGTTCTTtgactaaattcatgcagcgaCCACTGGATTTGTATTGGCGTCGATGTCGggtggagcatggcatgggtctttgattcagcaGATTTTGAACGGGCGACATACAAGGATTTCGTAgcgattgtcaagacgtatacatatcaacaatcctcattagcttttatatgtgtatatatactagTAACTTTCAcatttggatactaacaagttgcatatGCTAACAtcattcgaacagggcattcaggcactatgtcACATTCCATGGAGGGAGGCATCATCCAGAAAGGAAGGAAAAGTTGGTTGTCAAAACTAtgtgtgcggtaagtgtaactaaCTTTGGTACTTCATTACATGGCTTTCAAtggcattacttaacatttcgatatgcaaaacacacagtgccccaaatagaggcctgggagtctacattgtggatactacgtATGTGCTATGATGAGTAATACAACTGCCTACCGGAGACACCCTAGTCTGGTAAGTTTGAACCACTTTGCCCGTACGTAGTATAGCTCATGTTATGAAGTACTAGgcctaaacttgttctcttgtagtggagagaagagaagcaCCATAGAAGGGGCATGTACAAGGATGACGAACTCTTAGAGCtagtcggcgacctttgcaacttcatattagacCAAATTGTGAATGTCAAAGGCGATTACCATGATGTACTGtccgacttaggtagtaatcctacatatcaacaccttcgtgagcttgaaaggctagctctaggccgatGATAACaatttgatggacttgtgatttTGAACTTGTGGATTGGACTATGTAATgatagacttgtgaattatgacttgtgattTGAACttatggatgtatatatgtataaatgtggtggttcagatctgaatttgaattatatattctgtggatgtatatatgtataaactgtggatgtatatatgttgtAGACAGAtttgatttttaattattttttttactaaaaaatgcactgtaggggcggttctagattgaaccgcctctacaaataacaactgtaggggctgctggtgcttccagccgcccctataaataacctctgtaggggcggctgaaaacaccagccgctcctacaaatccatttgtaggggcggctggaaacaccagccgcccctacagaggtatttgtaggggcggttagggagccgcccctacagaggtccTATTTGTAGGAACCCCTGGGGGGAGCGGCTGgcgtagccgcccctacagaagCTCTTAAGCCGCCCCAACAGAGCCTTATTGGCATAGTGGGAGCAGGGTGGGGAGTTGATAAGAATTGATTCTCTGCTGATCCCCACCAGAATATAACAAGAAGCAGGGTGAAGCAGGGTTTTTAGCTCTCAGCTCATAGTgtaaatggagaagtgattctCTGCTGATGCCCACCTAAATCACTTAGCATTTTGAGCGTTTGGCTGGTTGGGAGCGATTCTCTTTGGAGAAGCTGAAGTTGGAGCTCTCTCAAACGGGCCCTAAAAAAAGGTTCACAGGAAGAAGGCTGAACTATTCACCAATCTTCGGACTCAGAAACCTATACACACTCACTAAGGGCCTCTCCTTACTTATCTACACTTATCTTTTTCTGGTTTCTTGATAAAACTATACTACTTGAAAAACCAAATCATAGAAACTACACTATATGAGTTTATGTTCCGCGTTTCAATGGGACTCCCTAGCAATACGGTGCTGAATTCTCTGGCTTTTCTAGCCTGCTTTGTACATAGGTTCATACTATCTTTCTAAACCCACGTGCTCCTACAGATACTTATGCCACTAGCTAAGCTGTAATAAAAAAATGGCCAATAACTGATGATCAATCCCACGAATTTTTTTTGCTATGCCCATCGACGCGCGCGGGGGCGCGCGCCTATACTAGTACATCCCTATATTCCCGAAAGGTGACTTTCATATATTTTCATATGTCCATTTTTAGGCATTTTAGATGCCTTCCTTTTTCTTTGAGAATAGATGATATATGCTTAGATGTTTGGTATGATACTATGGTATGGTGAATTGGAGCTAGATACCTGTGCAATTCGACATTCTCTTTTGAGAAAGTCTTTATGTTCTTTGGATCACTCTTTCCCTTTTCTTTGGAGCACATGATATGATCTTGGCACCTACCAAGACCTGATCTTCAGATTCTTTTTTTTCCATCAATGCATGTATCCTATTTATTTAGTCAACTTGTTGTAATTCggtattgattttttttttcattttggaATATGTAACAGTAGTCAAACATATCAGCACACACCAAGACACTCAAAGTGGTGTTACTCATTTTGAGAAATTTCAAATCTTACTACGTGAAATTTTTTTCAAACAACCCCAtatattttattatattattataataTCATTATAGTAGTACATAAAATAAATATAACCACATACTCTGCATATACTTACATACTTAGCATAATACTACCTCAGGTGATCTTGTATGATCATATACTCCGTATGCGTATATTTTATTGGGTCTTATACATTCTAAATCTAGAGATACACATGCATGTATGAGAATAGCTACTTGTTGATTCTCCTGTAGTCAAGGCCAGGTGCCCGGACCTGGAGCATTCCTTCTCCTTTGTCCTCGATGAGGAAGGGCATGTACGTCCCAAAAATCCTATCCCACACCACGAAGAAGAGCTGAGAGTAGTTGTACTTGCCACCACGTAGTTGGTGGTGCACGTCGTGGTACGCCGCGCTGTTCCAGAAGCTCAGGCGATCCCAGTTGGGCAGCAGAGACAGGCCGCAGTGGTTGTCAATGACCTTGATGGTGCagagcgagaagaagaagatggaagcCCTCGGCGACATGCCGGACACCAGGAAGGCGGCCGTGCCACCGATGGTGTCAGCGACAAAGCCCTCGACGGGGTGTCCGTACAAGGCTCCGAAGGAGTAGGGCACCACGAGACGGTGATGCCACGAGTGGAGGTTCCGATAGAGGAACCTGCTGGTGTGCATGATCCGGTGGCATGCATACTGCCACACGTCGAACCAGACCATGGCCACCGCGATTTGGCAGGCTAACTTCAGATAGGAGGTCTTCGTACTGATGACGCTCTCTTCTTTGACCTGTTGTATCCCAATTAAATTCAACAAAAATAGCTTGCTTATTGTCATTGTCACAAGCACCGCATAATAAACTATACGTCCCGTTGCAACATATTATATGTAGCAAGGAACCATGCCAAAAAGAGCCATATAATCAAGCATGCTGGCCCGCGCAATGCAATAATAAATTAATAATGATCTTAAGCATGCATATATACTACGCACGCACCTTGAACATCATCACCATGGCCACCATGGCAACCTGCACGAGCTGCTGCTTGAGGACGTTGCTGATAACCTGTCGCTTCGACACACGGTTCTTGATGTCTTCATGGCTGCTTGGGTGCAGCCTGTATTTGTCCATGTACATGGACTGGCCAAGCGTTGCATGCAGGCCACAATACGCCCAATACACCACGATGGGCACAAGGACGGCCAAAACTTCGTCAGAGAGTAGTAGCTCCATTTGTGAGTTTATTTGCTTGCCGTGTTCGATCGATCGACGTACGTACATGTGCTATGCAGGTACTGATGATGTGTGTCGATCTTACTACCGGAACGTCTCTATATATACTCTTGCTCTCTTGACTTCTATACGCATGCCAGGGAGGACTGACAACAATTATTTGACGACGACTGGGTCCGTATATATCactacttttttttttgtataCATGCATGCGTTCCAAACTAGGTAGGTACAGGTGCGTTGTTGTTGCCTACCTGTGTCGTGATGTTGTGTGACCAGGGACTTTGCTCACTTACTTTTATGCGTACCAGGGTTGGACTAACAATTTGGAGCCATGCAAAAGCTTGGTCCGTATATACATGCGTGTACACTTATTAGGCCCCCGGTTAATTTAACAACGAAACACGTTTCTGATTCTTGCGAGATTAGAATCCCAGCCAAACAGGTCAGGTAAGAAACGTTTCTCCTCGAGAATCACTAGAAACATTTCTCGTTTTTATGCCTAGTAAGGAGAAACAGTACTAGATACCGGATGGTTTCGCATAATTCTAATTCTTGCCCTCCTTCTATATTAGCAACCATAATTTTTAGTTAATTATTTTCAAGTGAAATAAGTTAAAAATAAGTTGTATTTAAGTTGTTCTTTGGCCACAAAAAGTTCTAAATTTTTtcaaagaatattttttattttattatgatATTTTTATGGTTCCAATTCACTACTAGCCCATCAGTTTCACGAAATGATTCCGATTCGTTACCACAGACATTTCTTGAGAGACTCTGGATCCGAAACGTTTCTATGAGAATCTGGATCCCTATCAAACACATGTTTAAGAAGATCCGTGTAGACTAACTTACCTGGCTGGACTTGACAATGCATCCGTTTGGATACACATGACTAGTTACTAGTTGGGTTAAGGTTGGCTAACTAGCTGGCAAACAACTAGTTAAAAATTTAGCTAAAAAGTTGCTCATTTATTAGCCCTCCTATTTAGATACACTAGAACTAATTTAAACTAAAATTAGCTACCTAATAATTAGCTCGTGGTATCAAACATGCCCTTTTTCGATCACAACTAAAGGTGACAGCAGATCGGCTAATATACTGGTTGAGTAAATACTATTCACAAATTGTTTTTAATAGGTCAAATTTCATACTGTTTTGTATCGACGGGTAAAATTTTACATCTGTATTCACGGGTAACATTACGCTTGGATCCTTATCTATCGGGTATGATACCTGTAGGTTATCTACATTTAGATTGTCACTAGAATAAATAAAATCTTTTGTGTTTTTTTATCGGCCGGTATTATTGTATACATACTATATCTGTGGGTAAATTTTTTGTATCCGTTTTTCCTATACCGATCGGGTGCAATACCCACAGATACAATTGCCGTCCCTGGTTACAATGTACATTTTGGTTGCAGCTAGCGTGCATATACGACGAAGGAAAGCTGGTCCGTGAATCTTGTGTGGCATGTAGTAGACGTTCGGTCTTGGCATACGTGACCGGTGACCTTCTGGGAGCTTAGCTTATTCTGCTAGCTACGACTGTGAAGTTGTCAAGTCATGGACATTTTCACAGCGGGACAGGTGAAACATTTTCGGCCGGGCCAACCCATTTTGACGAGACGAAGTCAATTATGCACGATCACATTTCCCGATGTGATAGTAGTTTATTTACCTACCATCTCCTGTCCTACTCCTAGGggttccaaaatttttggcaaaatgggtactgtagtattttcgttgttatttagcaaataatgtccaatcatagtctaattaggcttaaaagattcgtctcgtggatttcgtctaaactgtgtaattaattttattttttatttatatctaatacttcatacatgcgtctaaagattcgatgtgacgaggaatatgaaaaattttgtaaaatttttagggaactaaactgggccctAGAAGAAGACGAAATATAGAAAGCTTGCCAAAGGAAATATTAATGAATGGCTGCTAAGGCAACTGCTTAATCGCCCTGTTCACTTGGTTTATAAGTCatatttttcagtcaacgaatagtatttttctctcacaacaaatcagctcacagtactttcagccatgacttatcagccaagcgaacaggacaaatAAACGAATGGCTGCTATGGCAGCAGGTGCACAGTTAGCGCCCTACGTCTTCCTAACTCATTGCCCAGCGGCGGCGACTGGGGTTGACGGGGACTTGCCGGGGGAGTCCACCTTCCCCGTGTCAGAGGGAGTCCTTCCTCTCTCCTACTAGGCCTCTAGATACCGGGGTCTTCTTCGGTCGTCTGTTTGATGATTTTTGCCATGGTTTTCTCgctatgttcgcttgaacttattagccatggtataatatttttctttcacaacaaatcagcttcagctgATTTATCAACCccaaaaccatcagccgaacaactTCTGGTCATTGCAGACTCATCTAGGGTTTTGAGGTCAAGGGGGGTGATAAGGGGATCCCTAGCGATCTTTCCCACCTAAAGTTGTTTGTGTCGTCGATCTCACAATCCCGTCTGTGGCGATGGAGATTGCAGAGGATTTGTCTCTCAACTTGATGGGTCCTCACGGCGAGGCCCGTCAGGAGCAATGAATCTTTTAAGGTATAACTACTGAGGGCTGGACTCTCAGGACTCTCTCGGACAGTTCAAGAGTAGGAGCAAAAAGTCCCCGCTTGGTCTTCTTATCTGAAACAAGAATGTCAGGCGATCGTGCTATGAATTTGAGGTGGAGATTGGGGCTCAAACATGCTGTTGCCATTGATAGTACTAATACAGGTGGTGGTTTTGGCTTTATTTTGGCATGAGTCGGTTGATGTTCACTTGATTGAAAAACATAGATGTTTCATTGATGTGCATGTTCGTGAATCGGGTACTTTGCCTCTTTCGAATCACCTTTGTTTATGGTGAACCCAGGACTAAAGATAGACACCTTATGTGGGAATTGATGAGAATGTTGCGTGGGGCGTTTGAGCCGTGGCTGCTGATTGGTGATTTTAATGAAGCTATGTGGAGCTATGAACATTTTTTAGCTTATCAGCATCCGGAAAGACAGATGGCTGCGTTTCGGGATGTGCTCGCTGATTGTGGACCGACAGACCTTGGCTTCGTGGGCTTGCCTTTCACGTATGATAATGGCAGGGACGACAACGCCAATGTAAAGGTTCGATTGGATAGGGAggtggacggttcaaatttgcgAGACATGCTCAGTGTGGCTACTCTGCACCATCTAGTTTCATGATAAGTTCCATTGTAAGCAACATTTCAGTGGACTTtggcatttttttaaaaaaatgctcAACTAAAGAACCCTAAGCCTATAGCTACACATGCATGCTAAATTTCTAACATACATTTCACAGATAAAATACCAAACCAACCATACACCCCTAGTTTAGGGTTCTAACCCTATCACACCAATATAATCAAATCTGGCCGAATGAAATGCAAGAGAAGAGGCAGGATTAGCACGGGGAAGTGATACCACGTGAGATCAGGGCTCCTTAGGGTCAGATTTGGAAGCTACAGTTCATGGGGAGTGAATGGGAGTGAAGCTACGGTTCATGTGGAGTGAATGGGAGAGAAAGAAGAGGTGGCGCACCgcaagagaggaggaggaagaagaagggtctGACACGTTTTAGGTTCCTAGACGTCGATGTGAGCTGACTAAACACCGAGGCACGAGGGTCAGCACTAAATGACCTCACCGAGGCTTGGTGAGGCCATGCCATGTTGGCGCTAATGTGGCAGACTTCGGTGCAACTTGACATAACATCGATGTGAAGACCTCGACATTGTGTTATTTAACGTTGGGCTTTGAAAAGTTTCTAGAAGGATATAGTTGTTAATATAGTTTTTAGAAAGGGCTAAAATGCAAAATTGAACACTGTGTGACAACAACCGTCGCTGTTGGGGGCCCAATCCATCGGGTGGTCGAAAGCCTATGTAAGAAGGTTAGGGCAAATACTCCCGCTCGGCCCATTTACAGAACAAAAGCCCAGTGACCAGTGCCGCGTGCGTCGACCGCTATAAAGCGCTAGGGTTTTACGCCTCTCTGCCGCCACTTCTCCCAACCCGACCACGCCGTGCCTCCGCCTTCACCTCGAACCCTAGGCGAGCGGAGCAAGGAAGGAAATGGTACGTGTgagccgctgctgccgccgcggCCTCCCCCTATGCCTCTGTCCGTCTGTCCGCTAACATGGTGTTGTTGCTGTGGCTCGTAGGGGAAGGGTATGGGCAGCTTCGGCACATGGGCGGCGCCAGGGGTATGCCCATGTATTCCATGGAATACCCATGATTTATGTGACAAACACAAATATATGTATACATGTATAATGATACAACATGTTAGTttgttgaatgttgcaaatatgtAGCCCATAAGCCCAATAGAACAACTAGTAGCAGCAACCCACGAACTCAAAAAGACAGAAACCCATCGACCGTACTCCTGTCCCTATCTCCTGCTCCCGTCTGTTGCTCGCATCGATCGGAAGGGCGGCGGCTGCACCGGTGGGCAGCGGCACGGTAGGCCGGCTCTCCCCCTCGTCCATTCAGCCCTTGCCCGGTTGGCCCCTCACCCATCGGCCCTCTGGCAGTCGGGACGCGGCAGCGCCTTGCGCCTGGAACTCCTCTGGCGGCGGCGGTCAGTGGTCTTTGCAGGCTCCCTCTCGGCTCCGGCGTCCTGGTGTCTGACCCTCCCCCTTAGCACCTCTCTCATCTGCGGCTTGAAGCAATAGCACGACAAACACAAAAAAACCCCAGATCCATTCTTGATTCTTCAGAGTAAGAATTGAAGGTttcgttttctattttttgttgcATTGTGTTCTTTTTTTGAAAGAAATGTTGCATTGTTTTTCTTGTAACGTAGATAAAGAATTTATACTTTGATTATTACCAGGGGTGACACCGGTTCACTTTGCCTGGTGCCTTGTTACTAGGGTAAAAAAATAATTTACCTAGCATATATTTtaagaaaattatatatatactacttgaGCTGAGCTGTGCACCACGATCAATTTTGTACTGGTTTTGTCCCTTATTACTATTGCATATGCATCGAATTTTTTTTATACTTGGAATACCCAGTCGTGAAATCCTAGGTCCACCACTGCTTCGGCAAGCGCTGGAACAAGACGCACATGCTCTGCATCCGCTGCAGCCGCCGCAGCTTCCACCTCTAGAAGAGCACCTGCTCCTCCTGCGGGTACCCCGCCGCCCGCATCCGCAAGTGTAAGATCCGCCTCCTCGCTTCCTCTCTTCTTCCGTTTCCCCCGCTTCTAGATCTAGCCAGTTTTGTCCTGTGATGTTGCTCCGTGTTGCCATGTATCTAGATGGTCAAACAGTGTGATTTGGTATGTTTTATTATGATCTTAAAAACTGCATGAACTTTTGAACGTTGTCACGTATGTAGTAGGGTTCATGCTTGTAACTTTCTGTTCATTATTATGCTACCGGCTTATGTGCTTTCTACTTAATGTGCTGCTGAATTCGTTTCTGCGGGAAATGATGAATAAAACATTGGTCCGTGCTTGTAACTCACGATCGCTTCCATGATAAACATTGACAGTAATTTGTTTAAGACGATTTTATCCGGAAACGGTGAAAGGTAAATCTTTTGTCGCTAGCACTTCCGCGATGAACATAGCCACTTGACAGCAAGTTCGTTAAAAAAAACGCTGACAGTAAGAGAAACACGTTGTACTGCTGTTCCTTCAGCTGCATCAGGTAACAATGTCAGTGTAAGTGCAACTGGAAATCGACCACTCATCAGTCTTGCCGACCATAGCCGAGCACGACAGAGGCTGTCCAACCACACACTATgattagaggtagaagaagagagagaacagagcatacacaacAGTACAACCATCAGCGTTGGCCGGaaccctgtataggagatggcaaatctgaactcattttgttgagttgcagtggcaaattatatatacaactctacacaTCTAGTCCTAATACAGCTGCCATGCTACAACaatgactagataacacagcagggctgactctggCGCCTGTCCCTACATGTGGCTATAGTCCGACAGGTGAGCCATTCAGCgcctgcctctacagcggctatagtaccacaacagggagccttttcggcgtcgccttcccttgctgtgtatTCACACAAGGAAACAGTatattatctaacaattctttccctaatcctactgctatcccttgtaccctctccatgccgatcatctccttctgctccgtgagtcgaagacgtccgagcggcttggtgagtaCATCCgcaagttgccgaccagtttcaacGAACTCAATGACGATTTGCCcttcatcgacacagtccctaaggaagtggaacttcacgtcgatgtgcttg encodes:
- the LOC136468425 gene encoding sphinganine C4-monooxygenase 1-like, which codes for MELLLSDEVLAVLVPIVVYWAYCGLHATLGQSMYMDKYRLHPSSHEDIKNRVSKRQVISNVLKQQLVQVAMVAMVMMFKVKEESVISTKTSYLKLACQIAVAMVWFDVWQYACHRIMHTSRFLYRNLHSWHHRLVVPYSFGALYGHPVEGFVADTIGGTAAFLVSGMSPRASIFFFSLCTIKVIDNHCGLSLLPNWDRLSFWNSAAYHDVHHQLRGGKYNYSQLFFVVWDRIFGTYMPFLIEDKGEGMLQVRAPGLDYRRINK